Below is a genomic region from Paenibacillus rhizovicinus.
ATCGTCCGGCTCGTCCGTTATATGCGAAGGCTCGAAGCGGGCAACCTGCAGCAGGATATCCCGAACTCGACGCGGCATGACGAGGTTGGCTGGTTGTACAGGGGCTACGGCAGTCTGCTTCGCCGGATCGAGGGGTTGATCGAGGACGCCTCGCTGGCGGAGCGGCAGAAGAAAGAGCTGGAGTTCCAGGTGCTAAGCCACCAGATCAATCCGCATTTTCTATACAATACGCTGGAGTCGATCCGTTGGAAGGCGGAGAACCATGGGCGAAGCGATATCAGCGAGATGGTTTCGGCCCTCGGCAATTTGCTGCGGCTCAGCTTGAACCAAGGCAAAGAGATTACGACGCTGGGACGCGAGATCGAGCAGGTCAAAGCCTACGTCCAGATCGAACAGGCCAGGATGGGGCAGACGATTCGGATTCTCTATTCGGTCGACAGCGATCTGAAGGACGTTCCCTTTATCCGGTTGCTGCTGCAGCCGCTTGTGGAGAATGCGATCCAGCACAGCATCCGCGACAATTTCGAACATGGCAAGATCCTGCTCTCCGCCCGCAAAGAAGACGACGAGCTCGTCGTCGACCTGATCGACAACGGCAGCGGTATCCCGCCCGAGGTGCTCGAGAAGCTGGAGCATAACGCCAATCCGCTCGGTCAATCGGCGGAGGGTGCTAAGGGGGTCGGACTGCGCAACGTGAACGATCGTTTGAAGCTGTACTTCGGAGATAATTGCAAGCTGCGCATCGAGACGTCGATCGCGGGCACCCGCATTACTCTTCGGCATCCTGTACTGAAGGAAGAGGAACTGGGGCAACGGAAGTGAAACGGGATCTTCAAAGACGCAGGCGTTTATTCCAATCGTGAGAAACGCTTGCGTCTATCATTATATGGAGGAAGAATAGCACTGGTTGAAAATGGATTAAAAATAATAGTTGCATACCTAGAGACAATCATGGTATATTCTTATTCCGGCCGAGAGAGACACGCGGAACGGTGATCGAAACCGAAACAAGTTTTTAAAAATAAAGCTTGCCAAACGGTTTTGAAATATGATATATTCTAGATCTGGCCGAGAGGCTGGATGAGAAATCAACAAACATTTGTTCCTTGAAAACTGAACAATGAGCGACCTGTCAAAAGGTTATAAATCGCGAAACGAACGTTTCGCAAGCTAGTTTTTTGAATGAGCTACCAAGCGAATTCATACAATGGCTTCGGCCACTTTTATGGAGAGTTTGATCCTGGCTCAGGACGAACGCTGGCGGCGTGCCTAATACATGCAAGTCGAGCGGAGTTATTCCTTCGGGGATAGCTTAGCGGCGGACGGGTGAGTAACACGTAGGCAACCTGCCTGTAAGACCGGGATAACATTCGGAAACGAATGCTAATACCGGATACGCAGTTTCCTCGCATGGGGAGACTGGGAAAGACGGTGCAAGCTGTCACTTACAGATGGGCCTGCGGTGCATTAGCTAGTTGGTGGGGTAATGGCTCACCAAGGCGACGATGCATAGCCGACCTGAGAGGGTGATCGGCCACACTGGGACTGAGACACGGCCCAGACTCCTACGGGAGGCAGCAGTAGGGAATCTTCCGCAATGGACGAAAGTCTGACGGAGCAACGCCGCGTGAGTGATGAAGGTTTTCGGATCGTAAAGCTCTGTTGCCAGGGAACAGCCAGGCGAGTAACTGCGCTTGGAATGACGGTACCTGAGAAGAAAGCCCGGCTAACTACGTGCCAGCAGCCGCGGTAATACGTAGGGGGCAAGCGTTGTCCGGAATTATTGGGCGTAAAGCGCGCGCAGGCGGCTTTGTAAGTCTGGTGTTTAATCTCAGAGCTCAACTCTGATTCGCATCGGAAACTGCAAGGCTTGAGTACAGAAGAGGAAAGTGGAATTCCACGTGTAGCGGTGAAATGCGTAGAGATGTGGAGGAACACCAGTGGCGAAGGCGACTTTCTGGGCTGTAACTGACGCTGAGGCGCGAAAGCGTGGGGAGCAAACAGGATTAGATACCCTGGTAGTCCACGCCGTAAACGATGAATGCTAGGTGTTAGGGGTTTCGATACCCTTGGTGCCGAAGTTAACACATTAAGCATTCCGCCTGGGGAGTACGCTCGCAAGAGTGAAACTCAAAGGAATTGACGGGGACCCGCACAAGCAGTGGAGTATGTGGTTTAATTCGAAGCAACGCGAAGAACCTTACCAGCTCTTGACATCCCTCTGAGTGCATTGGAGACAGTGCAGGCCTTCGGGACAGAGGAGACAGGTGGTGCATGGTTGTCGTCAGCTCGTGTCGTGAGATGTTGGGTTAAGTCCCGCAACGAGCGCAACCCTTGATCTTAGTTGCCAGCACTTCGGGTGGGCACTCTAAGGTGACTGCCGGTGACAAACCGGAGGAAGGTGGGGATGACGTCAAATCATCATGCCCCTTATGAGCTGGGCTACACACGTACTACAATGGCCGGTACAACGGGAAGCGAAACCGCGAGGTGGAGCCAATCCTATCAAAGCCGGTCTCAGTTCGGATTGCAGGCTGCAACTCGCCTGCATGAAGTCGGAATTGCTAGTAATCGCGGATCAGCATGCCGCGGTGAATACGTTCCCGGGTCTTGTACACACCGCCCGTCACACCACGAGAGTTTACAACACCCGAAGTCGGTGGGGTAACCCGCAAGGGAGCCAGCCGCCGAAGGTGGGGTAGATGATTGGGGTGAAGTCGTAACAAGGTAGCCGTATCGGAAGGTGCGGCTGGATCACCTCCTTTCTAAGAGAATAACTGGTCTCGATGAAGATCAGATAGCATCGCAAGATGCACAATCGACATGGTCGCTCATGTTCAGTTTTGAAGGCGCAAGTCTTCATAATCAAATACGGATTTCGAAGCAGCGCAGCTGTCTTGTAAATCCAACCCGTACATTCGTTTGGTGGCGATGGCGGAGGGGAACCACGCGTACCCATCCCGAACACGACCGTTAAGCCCTCCAGCGCCGATGGTACTTGGACCGCAGGGTCCTGGGAGAGTAGGACGTTGCCAAGCGAGTGCGACAAGCACTTAACTTGCACTTTGAAAACTGGATATGAAATTTGCGAAATATCTCTTAGCTGAGATTAACGAGAATGGCAGCATCGTTAACACGATTTGCTGCAAGCGAAGGTTTTGTCGTTAGGCGGCCTTTCGTACGGAGCGGAAGCTCCGGCAGTTCGAAGGAGAGTGACTTTTGTGCGCAGCACAACGGGAACGCTCATCGAATCTGACGGAACTGAAGCGGCGGCACGAACAGACGCATAACCGACACTGTAAACCGGAGCAACGGTTAAGCTACTAAGAGCGCACGGAGGATGCCTAGGCGCTAGGAGCCGAAGAAGGACGTGGCGAACGACGAAATGCCTCGGGGAGCCGTAAGCAGGCGCTGATCCGGGGATGTCCGAATGGGGAAACCCGGCTGGAGTAATGTCCAGTCACCTGTTACTGAATACATAGGTAGCATGGAGGCACACCAGGGGAACTGAAACATCTAAGTACCCTGAGGAAGAGAAAACAATAGTGATTCCGTCAGTAGCGGCGAGCGAACGCGGATTAGCCCAAACCAAGGAGCTTGCTCCTTGGGGTTGTAGGACGTCTCACATGGAGTTACAAAGGTGTTGGGTAGACGAAGAGGTCTGGAAAGGCCCGCTATAAGAGGTAAAAGCCCTGTAGTCCAAAGTCAGCACTCTCCGAGACGGATCCTGAGTACCGCGAGACACGTGAAACCTCGTGGGAATCCGGCAGGACCATCTGCCAAGGCTAAATACTCCCTAGCGACCGATAGCGAAGCAGTACCGTGAGGGAAAGGTGAAAAGCACCGCGGAAGCGGAGTGAAACAGAACCTGAAACCGTGCGCTTACAAAAAGTCAGAGCCCTCTATATGGGTGATGGCGTGCCTTTTGTAGAATGAACCGGCGAGTTACGTTCCCATGCAAGGTTAAGGTGAAGAGCCGGAGCCGCAGCGAAAGCGAGTCTGAATAGGGCGACATAGTATGTGGACGTAGACCCGAAACCGTGTGATCTACCCCTGTCCAGGGTGAAGGTGCGGTAACACGCACTGGAGGCCCGAACCCACGAATGTTGAAAAATTCGGGGATGAGGTGGGGGTAGCGGAGAAATTCCAATCGAACTCGGAGATAGCTGGTTCTCCCCGAAATAGCTTTAGGGCTAGCCTCGGAGTAAGAGTCGTGGAGGTAGAGCACTGATTGGGTGCGGGGCCCGCCAAGGGTTACCAAGTCCAGTCAAACTCCGAATGCCATGTACTTATATCCGGGAGTCAGACAGTGAGTGCTAAGATCCATTGTCAAGAGGGAAACAGCCCAGACCATCAGCTAAGGTCCCCAAGTGTGTGTTAAGTGGGAAAGGATGTGGAGTTGCAAAGACAACCAGGATGTTGGCTTAGAAGCAGCCACCATTTAAAGAGTGCGTAATAGCTCACTGGTCGAGTGACTCTGCGCCGAAAATGTAACGGGGCTAAACACACCACCGAAGCTATGGCTTGCAACTATGTTGCAGGGGTAGGGGAGCGTTGAATGTACGTTGAAGTCAGACCGTAAGGACTGGTGGAGCGCATTCAAGTGAGAATGCCGGTATGAGTAACGAAAAGACAAGTGAGAATCTTGTCCGCCGTAAGACTAAGGATTCCTGAGGAAGGCTCGTCCGCTCAGGGTAAGTCGGGACCTAAGGCGAGGCCGAAAGGCGTAGTCGAAGGACAACAGGTTGATATTCCTGTACCACCGTAAGCCGTTACGAGCAATGGGGTGACGCAGAAGGATAGTGACGCGGACTGATGGATGTCCGTCCAAGCAGTGAGGCTGATGTGTAGGCAAATCCGCACATCAATAAGGCTGGGCTGTGAAGGGGAGCGAAAATTGCAGTAGCGAAGGTCATGAGTTCAGGCTGCCAAGAAAAGCCTCTAGCCAGGTGAAGGTGCCCGTACCGCAAACCGACACAGGTAGTCGAGCAGAGTATGCTAAGGCGCTCGGAAGAACTCTCGTTAAGGAACTCGGCAAAATGACCCCGTAACTTCGGGAGAAGGGGTGCCTCGGTAGGGTGAATAGCCCGAGGGGGCCGCAGTGAAAAGGCCCAAGCGACTGTTTAGCAAAAACACAGGTCTGTGCGAAGCCGTAAGGCGAAGTATACGGGCTGACGCCTGCCCGGTGCTGGAAGGTTAAGGGGAGTGGTTAGCCGCAAGGCGAAGCTATGAACCGAAGCCCCAGTAAACGGCGGCCGTAACTATAACGGTCCTAAGGTAGCGAAATTCCTTGTCAGGTAAATTCTGACCCGCACGAATGGCGTAACGACTTGGGCGCTGTCTCAACGAGAGATCCGGTGAAATTTTAATACCTGTGAAGATGCAGGTTACCCGCGACAAGACGGAAAGACCCCATGGAGCTTTACTGCAGCTTGATATTGGACTTTGGTACGATCTGTACAGGATAGGTGGGAGCCTTAGAAATCGGAGCGCCAGCTTCGATGGAGGCATCGTTGGGATACCACCCTGATCGTATCGGAGTTCTAACCTGGTACCGTAATCCGGTACAGGGACCGTGTCAGGTGGGCAGTTTGACTGGGGCGGTCGCCTCCTAAAATGTAACGGAGGCGCCCAAAGGTTCCCTCAGAATGGTTGGAAATCATTCGTAGCGTGCAAAGGCATAAGGGAGCTTGACTGCGAGACCTACAAGTCGAGCAGGGACGAAAGTCGGGCTTAGTGATCCGGTGGTACCGCATGGAAGGGCCATCGCTCAACGGATAAAAGCTACCCTGGGGATAACAGGCTTATCTCCCCCAAGAGTCCACATCGACGGGGAGGTTTGGCACCTCGATGTCGGCTCATCGCATCCTGGGGCTGAAGTAGGTCCCAAGGGTTGGGCTGTTCGCCCATTAAAGCGGTACGCGAGCTGGGTTCAGAACGTCGTGAGACAGTTCGGTCCCTATCTGTCGTGGGCGCAGGAAATTTGAGAGGAGCTGTCCTTAGTACGAGAGGACCGGGATGGACGCACCGCTGGTGTACCAGTTGTTCCGCCAGGAGCATCGCTGGGTAGCCAAGTGCGGACGGGATAAGCGCTGAAAGCATCTAAGCGTGAAGCCCCCCTCAAGATGAGATTTCCCAGTATGTAAGACCCCTTGAAGACGACGAGGTTGATAGGTTCGAGGTGGAAGCGCAGCAATGCGTGGAGCTGACGAATACTAATCGGTCGAGGGCTTATCCAAGAACAACTCGTTTCAGCTAATGCAAGAAACCTTCGCAAAGGTTCGTATCCAGTTTTCAGGGTGTAATACCTCTATTACATAGATAAGACCTCCAGCCATCACATTTGTGATGGCTGGAGGTCTTTTTGGTTTGTTTTTCTAACGAGAATTTTTAAGGCAAAAAGCAGAAAATGGAGCGAGGGGAGAACGGAAAATGGCTTAGGCGCGACCAGTGTGAAGACGGGCAACGGAGTGGCTCGGTGTTCTTTTCAGATTGGGACGGACGGTCTGATTTCCATGAGAAGCAAGCATTTTATACGTAGCTCGAAACAGGCCAATCCCATACCGGAAAGGATAAGATTCGCTCATAGTATCGTTTTGGCCGCTCCCTTATGATTAACGTATCACGAAAGAGAAGGGGTAAAGGCCCATGAAACGAAACGGAGTCCTTCGCGAACTCATCCGCAACCGCCAATTGCTGCTTATGTTTCTTCCCGTCGCGACGCTGCTCTTCCTATTCAGTTACTTGCCGTTGTCGGGTCTCATGATTCCATTCAAGAACTTCGACTTCAACAAAGGCATCTTCCGCAGTGACTGGATGCATCCGTTGTTCAACAACTTCGATTACTTGTTTTCCTCGGATGTGGCATTCCGGGCGATTCGCAACACGATCCTGCTGAATGCGCTGTTCATCGCCGCAGGGCTCGTTTTCGAGGTTGGATTTGCATTAATGCTGAACGAGCTTAGGAATAAGTATTTCAAGCGGATCACCCAATCGCTGACCTTCCTGCCGTTCTTCATTTCCTGGATCGTAGTCGGCGTATTCACGTACAACCTGCTTAATTACGAGAACGGCGCGCTGAACCGCATGCTGGAATGGTTCGGACTCCAAGGCGTGGACTTCTACAACAAAGCGAGCTGGTGGCCAGTCATCCTGATGATTGCGGTTCGTTGGAAGGTAACCGGCTACGGCACGATCGTTTATCTGGCCGCGCTGACGTCGGTGGATAGCTCCTATTATGAAGCAGCTTCGATCGACGGCGCTTCCCGTTGGCAGCAGACGCGGTATATCAGCATCCCGATGCTGAAGCCGACGATTATCATTCTGACGCTGCTGGCGATCGGCCGCATCATGAACGCGGATTTCGGTATGTTCTATGCCATGGTCGGCGACGCCGCAAAGCTGTATCCGACAACAGACGTTATCGATACCCTTGTGTACAGAAGCTTGCGCAAATCCGGGGATATCGGCATGGCTTCAGCGGCTGGCTTCGTGCAGTCGGTCGTTGCGTTCGTGCTCGTACTCGGCAGCAACTATGCCGCGCGTAAGGTGGACCGGGATTCGGCGATTTTCTAAGACTACTACAAGCAAGGAGGCTTCGATCGATGGCTGCCAAAAAAATTTCCATGAGCCAAACGCTGATCATCATCATCATTTCCTTATTCAGCTTGGCTTGTCTATTCCCGTTCCTGATGGTCATCTCGGGTTCGCTTAGTATCGAGAACGATATCGTAAACTATGGCTACCAGCTCATCCCAAGGCATATCACGTTCGATTCGTACCGCATTTTGTTCCTGGGTTCCAATCGGATCGTAGATGCCTACATGATCAGCATTATCGTCACGGTAGTCGGAACGGTTCTCTCCCTTATCGTCAATAGCATGGGTGCATACGTCATGGGAAGACGGTCGTTTAAATACCGTAATATCCTGTCGATCTATGTCATCTTGACGATGCTGTTCAGCGGCGGTTTGGTGCCATGGTACATCATATGCGTCCGGTATCTGGAGCTTAAGGATACGATGTGGGCGATGATTTTGCCGCCGATGGCGA
It encodes:
- a CDS encoding ABC transporter permease, yielding MKRNGVLRELIRNRQLLLMFLPVATLLFLFSYLPLSGLMIPFKNFDFNKGIFRSDWMHPLFNNFDYLFSSDVAFRAIRNTILLNALFIAAGLVFEVGFALMLNELRNKYFKRITQSLTFLPFFISWIVVGVFTYNLLNYENGALNRMLEWFGLQGVDFYNKASWWPVILMIAVRWKVTGYGTIVYLAALTSVDSSYYEAASIDGASRWQQTRYISIPMLKPTIIILTLLAIGRIMNADFGMFYAMVGDAAKLYPTTDVIDTLVYRSLRKSGDIGMASAAGFVQSVVAFVLVLGSNYAARKVDRDSAIF
- a CDS encoding carbohydrate ABC transporter permease, encoding MAAKKISMSQTLIIIIISLFSLACLFPFLMVISGSLSIENDIVNYGYQLIPRHITFDSYRILFLGSNRIVDAYMISIIVTVVGTVLSLIVNSMGAYVMGRRSFKYRNILSIYVILTMLFSGGLVPWYIICVRYLELKDTMWAMILPPMANAFNMFLIRNFMQSIPEDIYESAKMDGASEFRIFSRLITPLSVPVLATIGLFAALAYWNDWFLGLMFIDKQELQPLQLLLRTLVSNVDFLRNSSNAAAMQRIMPQIPSESMKMALTVVTIGPIVFLYPFLQRYFVKGLMVGAVKG